Proteins from one Parasteatoda tepidariorum isolate YZ-2023 chromosome 4, CAS_Ptep_4.0, whole genome shotgun sequence genomic window:
- the LOC107440216 gene encoding uncharacterized protein, which produces MEQQYIITSPYQTCHNGNVKYYEDKPEQIYCDPEIVTKNSNNEKYAVKFIMEKYDSLKCLNGQLDNLQISVNPDNSVSRDSLEDGNYQTEDNQESETNQVENGLLSEQDIAQIEVFFGSHKTYVYVCRCLANLYFSTVGNDDWGEPERTGIPVLLLDKGETRARNERRLQIVLAEKGSGFVLWKDSIDYRSNYKSQETFHTMYWSKDHRKMAGLSFDAEEASEKFLAEVKQLMEDPLNISLSVPKQKKKKLRIPKKKEKPKQLSTKEISSPFLFEHVTNVSLDDKKKLYSMATLVPTGEEISS; this is translated from the exons atggAACAACAGTACATTATCACAAGTCCTTATCAAACGTGCCACAACGGCAACGTTAAGTATTACGAAGACAAACCAGAACAAATATATTGTGATCCCGAAATAGTCACAAAAAActcaaacaatgaaaaatatgccGTTAAATTTATCATGGAGAAATATGACTCTCTTAAATGTCTTAATGGCCAGTTGGATAATCTCCAAATATCTGTGAATCCAGATAATTCGGTTTCCAGAGATTCGCTGGAAGACGGCAATTACCAAACAGAAGATAACCAAGAAAGTGAAACAAACCAAGTTGAAAATGGTTTACTTTCCGAACAAGACATAGCACAAATCGAAGTTTTTTTCGGCAGTCATAAGACTTATGTGTACGTGTGTCGGTGTTtagctaatttatatttctcaacAGTTGGCAACGATGATTGGGGAGAACCAGAAAGAACTGGTATACCAGTTCTCTTGTTGGACAAAGGGGAAACTCGTGCTAGAAACGAACGAAGGCTTCAGATTGTTCTGGCCGAGAAAGGATCTGGTTTTGTTCTGTGGAAAGATTCTATTGACTATCGATCGAATTATAAGTCACAGGAGACGTTCCATACTATGTATTGGTCAAAAGATCATCGGAAAATGGCTGGACTTAGTTTTGATGCGGAAGAAGCTTCTGAGAAGTTTCTTGCCGAAGTTAAGCAGTTGATGGAAGATCCTCTAAACATCAGTCTTTCTGTTCCcaaacagaagaaaaagaaattaaggataccaaaaaagaaagaaaag cCAAAACAATTGAGTACCAAGGAAATATCCTCTCCCTTCCTCTTTGAGCACGTGACTAATGTATCTCTGGATGACAAGAAAAAGTTATATTCAATGGCAACACTTGTGCCGACCGGTGAAGAAATCAGTTCCTAA